Genomic DNA from Mycolicibacterium helvum:
GCCGAGCGCGACCCCGAGACGTTCTCCAACACCGGCGGTATCCGGCCGGACAACCCGGGCATGCCCTACATGATCGACATGGACGATCCCGGACATCTCTTGCGCCGCAAGCTCGTCAACGCCGGCTTCACCCGTAAGCGGGTGATGGACAAGGTCGCCGGGATCGACATCTTGTGCGACACCCTGATCGACGCGGTCTGCGAGCGAGGGGAGTGCGACTTCGTCCGCGATATCGCCGCGCCGCTGCCGATGGCCGTCATCGGCGACATGCTCGGCGTGCTGCCCGAGGAACGCTCGACGCTGTTGAAGTGGTCCGATGACCTGGTCTGCGGCTTGAACTCGGCCGCCGATGCCGAGACCCTGCAGGCGGTCATGGACGCGTTCGCCGGATATTCGGCATACGCCACCGAGACCATCGCCAAACGCCGGGCCGAGCCGACCGACGACCTGTTCTCGATTCTGGTCAACTCCGAGGTCGAAGGCCAGCGGATGGATGATCAGGAGATCATCATGGAGACCCTGCTCATTCTCATCGGCGGGGACGAGACCACCCGGCACACATTGTCGGGCGGCACCGAACAGCTTGTGCGCCACAAGGATCAGTGGCAGGCCCTGGTGGCCGACCCGAGCCTGCTGCCCGGCGCGATCGAAGAGATGCTGCGCTGGACCTCCCCGGTCAAGAATATGGCGCGAACCGCCATGCGCGACGTCGAGTTTCATGGCACGCAGCTGCGCCAGGGCGAGAAGATGCTGCTGATGTTCGAGGCGGCGAACTTCGACGAGTCGGTCTTCGGTGACCCGCACAACTTCCGCATCGACCGGAACCCGAACAGCCACTTGGCTTTCGGCTTCGGAACGCACTTCTGTCTGGGCAATCAGCTGGCGCGGTTGGAGCTGAGCACCATGGTGCGCAAGGTGCTCGAGCGGCTGCCGGACCTGCGGCTGGCCGACGAGAACGCCCTGCCGCTGCGGCCGGCGAACTTCGTCAGCGGCCTGGAGGCAATGCCGGTGGTGTTCACTGCGTCCAAGCCGGTTCTGGCCTGAGCCTGCGTCGTCGCAGTCGCACGTGAACCTCGCTACCGCGAGCCCGTCGCTGTCGCGCTGGTTACTCGAGCTTGTCCTCGATAACCACAGCTTCGACGTCGGTTGTGTTTGGGCTGTCCCACTTTCGGGAATCACGAACCAACCTCGGTGCAAGCAGTGCCGCTACCCGAGGCAATACAGCACAATCACGAGATTTTTGGGGCGACATGAGTGTCATCGGGTCCGGCCAGGCTCAGTACATCCGCAACCTCTTCTTCGCCGCGATGCTGTCCGTCACGGCGCTGGTGGTCGCACCCCCAGGTATTCCAACGGCGGCGGCCGAAGACTGTCCCGACGTCGAAGTGGTCTTCGCTCGCGGCACCTTCGAACCGCCCGGCGTCGGTGGCATCGGTCAGGCGTTCGTCGACCAGCTGAAAGCGCAGCCCCAGCTGGGCGGCAAGTCGATCGACGTCTACGCGGTGAATTACCCTGCGTCGCTGAACTTCCCGGCCGCCGCTGATGGTGTCGTCGACGCCAGTAATCGTGTTCGGGACATGGCCGGCAGATGTCCAGACACCAAGATGGTGCTCGGTGGCTACTCGCAGGGCGCCGCGGTCGCCGGCTACGTCACTGCGGACAAGATTCCGGACGGCTACGTTCCGCCGAACGGGATCAACGGGCCCATGCCGCCCGAGATCGCCAAGCACGTCGCGGCCGTCGCCTTGTTCGGCAAGCCGTCGAACGGGTTCCTGAACAGCATTGACCGCAGTGCGCCGCCGATCACCGTCGGAGGCCTCTACGCGCCCAAGACCATTGATCAGTGCATCCCCGAAGACCCCATCTGCTCACCGACGGGCGGTGACAATGGCGCCCACGGGGCCTACGCCGACAACGGAATGACCGCTCAGGCGGCGGCGTTCGCAGCGCAGAAGGTCACCAGCGCGGCGGTGGTCAACACGGCCAGCGGCTAGCGCATCTTCCAGACGGGGGCCCGCTTCTCCTTGAACGCCAGCGGGCCCTCTTTGGAGTCCTCGGACAGGAATACCGGGATGCCGTTGGCGGTGTCGGGTTTGAACGCGTCGAGTTCGTGCATGCCCTCGGATTCGCGGATGGTCTTCAGGATCGCCTGCACGGCCAGCGGGCCGTTGTTGTTGATGACCTCGGCGATCTCGAGGGCCTTCGCCAATGCCGTGCCGTCGGGCACCACGTACCCGATGAGCCCGTAGGACAGCGCCTCGGCTGCGGTGATGTGGCGGCCGGTCAGCAACAGGTCGCACGCAATCGTGTACGGGATCTGCCGCGGCAACCGCACCGCCGAGCCACCCATCGGGTACAGGCTCCACTTGGCTTCGGAGATACCGAACTTCGCGCTCTCGCCGGCGATCCGGATGTCGGTGCCCTGCAGGATCTCCGTGCCGCCCGCGATGGCGGGGCCTTCGACGGCGGCGATGAGCGGCTTGGTCAGCCTGCGGCCCTTCAGCAGCCCCTCGATCTTCGTCGGGTCGAACGCGCCGCTCTTGAAGGAATCCCCGGGGGGCGCCTTGGTGGCGTTCTTCAGGTCCATGCCCGCGCAGAAGTAGCCGCCCGCGCCGGTCAGGATGCAGGTACGGATCTCGGGATCCTCATCGACGCGGTTCCACGCGTCGACCATGATCGAGAGCATCTCAGTCGAAAGCGCGTTACGGGCCTCGGGCCGGTTCAGCGTGACGATGAGGGTGTGTCCGCGCTGCTCAATGAGGGCGTCGGCCTTCTTTTCGGGCTCGCTCACGGGTACCTGCCTTCCAGCATCTTTGCCACAGACTTGTGTCGAAATGTAACACGTTCTAGTTTGGGTCCGTGGCCCTGAACATAGCCGACCTAGCCGAACACGCCATCGACGCCGTGCCTGAGCGCGTGGCCTTCATTTGCGGTGACGACCGAATCACGTTCGCCGAGCTCGAGGACAAGGCGAATCGCTTCGCCCACTACCTCATCGACCACGGCGTCAAGAAGGACGACAAGGTCGGGCTGTACTGCCGGAACCGCATCGAGATCGTCATTGCGATGCTCGGCACGATCAAGGCCGGCGCGATCCTGGTCAACGTCAATTTCCGCTACGTCGAGGGCGAACTGCGCTACCTGTTCGAGAACTCCGACATGGTGGCGCTGGTCCACGAACGCCAGTACGCCGACCGCGTCGCCAACGTGCTGCCCGACACCCCCGACGTCAAGACGATCCTCGTCGTCGAAGACGGCAGTGATCTCGACTACCAGCGCTACGGCGGCGTGGAGTTCTATCAGGCGATCGCCGAGAGCTCACCGGAGCGGGACTTCGGGGAGCGCAGCGAGGACGACATCTACCTGCTCTACACCGGCGGGACCACCGGCTTCCCCAAGGGCGTGATGTGGCGCCACGAGGACGTCTACCGGGTTCTGTTCGGCGGTACCGACTTCGCCACGGGTGAATTCGTCAAGGACGAGTACGACTTGTCCCGGGCGGCGGTCGCCAACCCGCCGATGGTCCGCTACGCGATCCCGCCGATGATCCACGGCGCGACCCAGTCGGCGACCTGGATGTCCATCTTCTCAGGCCAGACCACCGTGCTGGCACCGGAATTCGACGCCGACGAGGTCTGGCGCACCATCCACGACCACAAGGTGAACCTGCTGTTCTTCACCGGCGACGCCATGGCCCGCCCGCTTCTCGACGCGCTGCAGGCCGCTCAGGACAGCGGCAAAGATTACGACCTGTCCTCGCTGTTCCTGCTGGCGAGCACGGCTGCGCTGTTCTCCACCAGTCTCAAGGAGAAGCTGCTCGAACTGCTGCCCAACCGGGTGATCACCGACTCGATCGGCTCGTCGGAGACCGGCTTCGGTGGCACCAGCATCGTCGCCAAGGGTGAGCACCACAACGGTGGCCCCCGGGTGACCATCGACCATCGCACCGTCGTGCTCGACGAGGAGGGCAACGAGGTCAAGCCCGGCTCCGGGGTGCGCGGTGTCATCGCCAAGAAGGGCAACATCCCGGTCGGCTACTACAAGGACGAAGAGAAAACGCGGCAGACCTTCCGAACCTACAACGGCGTGCGCTACGCGATTCCCGGTGACTACGCCGAGGTCGAGGCGGACGGCACGGTCACGATGCTGGGGCGTGGCTCGGTGTCGATCAACAGCGGCGGCGAGAAGATCTACCCCGAAGAGGTCGAGGCCGCGCTGAAGGGCCACCCAGACGTGTTCGACGCCCTTGTCGTCGGTGTGCCCGATCCGCGCTTCGGCAGCCATGTCGCCGCTGTGGTGGCGCCGCGCAAGGGTGCCCGTCCGACGCTGTCCGACCTGGATACGTTCGTGCGCAAGGAGATCGCGGGCTACAAGGTGCCGCGCAGCCTCTGGCTGGTTGACGAGGTGAAGCGCTCACCAGCCGGCAAGCCGGACTACAAGTGGGCCAAGGATCAGACCGAACTGCGGCCGGCCGACGAGGTACACGCCAAGCATGCGGGTGCCGCCAGCTGATGCACACAGATCTGTGCGACCGGTTCGGTATCGACTACCCGATCTTCGTGTTCACCCCGTCGGAGAAGGTGGCCGCTGCGGTCAGCCGGGCCGGCGGTATGGGCGTTTTGGGTTGTGTGCGATTCAACGATGCCGACGACCTCGATGCCGTGCTGCAGTGGATGGACGAGAACACCGACGGTAAGCCGTACGGGGTCGACATCGTGATGCCGGCGAAGGTCCCCACCGAGGGCACCGCCGTTGATATCAACAAGCTGATTCCGCAGGAGCATCGGGACTTCATCGCCAAGACGCTCGCAGATCTTGGGGTTCCGCCGCTTCCCGAGGAAGGCGAGCGCAACGAAGGTGTGCTGGGCTGGCTGCATTCGGTGGCTCGCTCGCACGTGGAGGTGGCGCTCAAGCATCCGATCAAGCTGATCGCCAATGCGCTCGGGTCACCGCCGAAGGACGTCATCGACCAGGCTCACGAACACGGCGTGCCGGTCGCGGCCCTGGCTGGTTCGGCCAAACATGCGGGGCGGCATGTCGACAACGGCGTCGACATCGTCGTTGCCCAAGGCCATGAGGCGGGTGGCCATACCGGGGAGATCGGCTCTGTGGTGCTCTGGCCAGAGATTGTCGATGCGCTTGATGGCAGGGCACCGGTGCTGGCGGCGGGCGGTATCGGTTCGGGTCGGCAGGTGGCGGCCGCGCTGGCGCTCGGGGCGTCTGGCGTCTGGATGGGATCGGCGTTCCTGACCTCCGCCGAATACGACCTCGGCCACCGCGAGCCCGGCGGAACGTCGACCATTCAGGACGCACTTCTTCGGGCCACCTCCAGCGATACCGTGCGCCGCCGGATCTACACCGGCAAGCCCGCTCGGCTGCTGAAGACCAAGTGGACGGACGCGTGGGATGCCGAGGGCGCGCCGGATCCGCTGCCCATGCCGCTGCAGAACATCCTGGTCAGCGAGGCACATCAGCGGATGAACGAGTCGGACAATCCGGACACCGTCGCGATGCCGGTCGGCCAGATCGTGGGCCGGATGAACGAGATCCGTCCGGTCGCCGACATCATCGCCGAACTGGTTGCCGGATTCGACGCGGCGACGCGGAAACTGGACACGATCCGCGACAGCTAGCTGCTCGCCCAGCTGATCTGGTTATGCTCGGTCGGGTGAACGGAGCACAGGCACTGATCACCACGTTGGTCGACAACGGGGTGCGGGTCTGCTTCGCCAATCCGGGCACCTCGGAGATGCACTTCGTCGCCGCGCTGGACACCGTGCCGCAGATGCGGGGTGTGCTCACCCTTTTCGAAGGGGTCGCCACCGGGGCGGCCGACGGTTATGCCCGGATCTCGGGTGAACCGGCTGCGGTGCTGCTCCATCTGGGCCCCGGCCTGGGTAACGGGCTGGCGAATCTGCACAACGCACGACGGGCGCATGTGCCGGTGGTCGTGGTGGTCGGCGATCACGCGACGTATCACAAGAAGTACGACGCCCCGCTCGAGTCCGATATCGACGCGGTGGCCGGCACAGTGTCCGGCTGGCTGCGGCGCACCCTCGCGGTCGCCGATGTGGCTGCCGATGCCGGCGAGGCTGTCGCAACCGCGCGCGCTCACAAGCACATCTCCACACTGATCCTGCCCGCCGACGTCTCCTGGGACTCCGGTGCCGCCACGCTGGAAAGTGCTGTGGTGCAGGTGGAGCCGCCCCACGTTGATCTTGGCCAGGCAGAAGCCGCGCTGCGCTCAGGTGAGCCGACGGTGATCATGGTCGGTGGCGACGCCACCGGCGCGGCCGGTCTGTCCGCGGCGGTCCGGCTCGCGCAGACCAGTGGGGCGCGGGTGCTGTGCGAGACGTTCCCGACCCGGCTGGAACGCGGGGCCGGCATCCCGGCAGTGGAGCGGTTGGCTTATTTCGCCGAGGCGGCCACCGCGCAGCTCGCGGGCGCGAAACACCTCGTTTTGGCTGGGGCGCCTCATCCGGTGTCGTTCTTCGCCTATCCGGGCAAGGCCAGTGACCTGGTGCCGGATGGCTGTGCCGTGCACACGCTGGCCGGCCCGGTCGGCGCCGGTGCCGCGCTGGAGGTCCTGGCGGACCGGATCGCGCCGTCCGAGATCGCCGACACTGCACCGCTGTCGCGGCCTGCGCTTCCGAGTGGTCCGCTGACCGTCGTGACGTCGGCCGACGTCATTGGTGCGCTGCTACCTGAACGGGCGATCGTGGTCGACGAGTCGAACACCTCGGGAGTGCTTCTGGCGCAGGCGACGGCGGGCGCCCCCGCACATGACTGGCTCACCCTGACCGGTGGCGCGATCGGCTATGCGCTGCCGGTGTCGGTCGGCGCCGCGATCGCGGCCCCTGACCGTCCGGTGCTGTGTCTGGAGTCCGACGGTTCGGCGATGTACACCATCTCGGCGCTGTGGACCCAAGCCCGTGAGCAGCTCGACATCACCACCGTCGTCTACGCCAACCGGTCCTACGACATCCTGCGAATCGAACTTCAGCGGGTCGGAGCCGAGGCTGCGGGGCAGGGGCCTGGGCCCAAGGCCGAGGCGTTGCTCGATTTGACCGGGCCCACACTGGATTTCGTTCGTATCGCCAAGGGCATGGGAGTTCCCGCGCGCCGGGTAGGCACCGCTGAGGAACTCGCCGACGCACTGCAATGGGCATTCGACGAACCGGGACCGCACCTGATCGAGGCCGTCATGCCGTCGATCGCGGGCTAGCGCGGTATCTCGAAGACCGGGTCAGCGCACTCCAGCGCCTCGGCGGACAGCCTGCGCTTGATGACCTTGAACGTCTCGGTGCGCGGCAGGGCGGTGCTCACCCGCACGAATGCTGGCCACTGCTTGGGCCCGAGATCGTCTTGGGCGGCCAGGAATTCGCGGAACTCGGCCGGGTCGAATTCGGTGCCCTCCGGTAGAACCAGCGCGGCCATCACCCGATCACCGACCGCCGGGTCAGGGATGGCGTAGACCGCGGCCTCGGTCACGTCGGGGTAGCGCATCAACACTCGCTCGATCGGCGCGGTGCCAAGATTCTCGCCGTCGACCCGCATCCAGTCGCCCAGCCTGCCGGCGAAGTGCACGTAGCCGGCGTCGTCACGGTAGGCCAAGTCCCCGCTGTGATAGACCCCGCCGGTCATCCGCTCGGTCTCAGCGTCAGGGGCGTTGTAGTAACCGCGGAAATTGCCTGGGCCAGTGAGGTTCACCAGCTCGCCGATGACCCCTGGCGGGCACGGCTGGCCGGTCTCGACGTCGACGATCTCGAGACCTTCCGGCAGCGGCCCAAGCGCTCCCTCCGGGGTGTCCGGGGTTCGGGCGATGTTCACCCCACCCTCGGTCGAGCCGAAGCCGTCGACCACCATCACGCCGAAACGCTGCGCGAACCGGTCGATATCGCGCGGCGCGGCCTCGTTGCCGTAGACGACGCGCAATGGGTTGTCGGCATCGTCCGGGCGCGGTGGGGTGGCCAGGATGTAGGACATCGGCTTGCCGACGTAGTTGGCGTAGGTGGCGTGGAACCGGCGCGCATCGGGGATGAACTGCGATGCAGAGAACTTGCGGCGCAATGCAATTGAAGCACCGGCCGCGACGGCCGGAGCCCAGCCCGCCATCACCGCGTTGGAGTGGAACAACGGCATCGACAGGTAGCAGGTATCGGCCGGGCCCAGCCCGAACCGCTGCGCCAGCATCACGCCAGGAAAGGCGACTTTCTCGTGCGTGCACCGAACCGCCTTCGGGTCGCCGCTGGTACCCGAGGTGAAGATCAGCATGAAGAGGTCATCGAAGTGGCTGGGCGCGAACGTGATCGGTGTCCCACGAAACTGCCCGAGCTCGTCGGCCCAGGCGGTCGTTCCGACATCGATGACGGCCATGCCCTCGGGGGCGAACCCGGCGCCGTAGGTTTCCGGGCCGACGTTGTCGCCATCGGCGAGTACCAGTTGGCAGTCGGCCGTCTGGATATCGCGCGCCAGCGCTTCGCCGCGGCGAGTGGGGTTCAGCCCGACCGGAACGAGTCCGGACAACGCGGCTGCCACCAGCAGTGAGGAGAAGAACGGCGTGTTGCCCAGCAGCACACCGACGTGCGGCGGCCGGTCCGGATCGAGCCTGTCTTTGCACGCCGCAGCCAGGTCGGCACCATCCTGGATGTGTTGACGCCAGGTCGAATACGAGCCGTCGTCGGCGTGGATCCCGCGATCGTCGACGTCGGCCAACCGCGCGAGCAGATCGGTGACGGTCTGCTCGTCGCTCACCGGTCCGGTCAAGCCGGCGTGTCGGCCAGCTCGCGGCCGATGCGCCGCAGCTGAGCGGTAGCGCCGCCGAGTGCGAACTCGACCTGCTTGGCGGTGAGGAAGTAGCGGTGCACCTGATGATCCATGTCGATCCCGACGCCGCCGTGGACGTGCACGGTGGTGTGGGCGACGCGGTGTCCGGCCTCGGCCGCCCAGAACGCCGCGGTGGCCACCTCGACATCGGCGGGCAAGTCCTCGGAGAGCCGCCACGAGGCCTGCACGAGTGCCAGCCCCAAGCCCTTGATCTCGATGTAGTCGTCGGCGAGCCGAGCCGAAACCGCCTGGAAACTGCCGATCGGCCGGTCGAACTGCTCGCGGGTGCGGGCATATTCGGCCGTCAGCTCGAGCGCGCGCTCGAGCACGCCGAGCTGGAAAGCCGTGTGCCCCAAGGTCTTGTGGGTGGTCAGCCACGCCAGCGCGTCGGCATCGCCAAGGATCCGGTCGGCTCCGACCTCGACGCCGGCTAGGTCGAGCTCGGCGGCACTGTTCTTCCCGGTGGTCAGCAGCGGGGTCACCGAGACCCCAGGGTCGGTGGCGGCCACCAGGAAAACCTTGGTGCCGGAATCGGTTTCGGCCGGTACCAGGAACGCGTCGGCGACTGGGCCGAACTCGACCTGGGTGCGACTACCGGTCAGCCGGAAGCCGTCGCCGGATGCGGTCGCTTGCACCGGGCCCTGACCGAACTCCCCGTCGAGGGCCACGGTCAGGATCTTCTCGCCGGCCACCGCCGGGGCCGCCCACTGGTCACGCAGTTCGGGCGTACCGAACCGGGCCAGCGCGCCGGTAGCCAGGACCACCGACTGCAAGTACGGCACCGCAGCCAATTGGCGGCCCAGCGCCGTCAGGATGGCCGTCTGCTCCAGGACGCCGTATCCGCCGCCGCCGACGGACTCCGGCGCGGCGGTGGACAGAATGTCAGCGTCGATGAGTTTGCGCCATAGCTCGGTGTCGAACCGCTGGTCTAGGTCGTCGAGCGCACGCTGATGCTGCGGTGTGCAGACGGCGTCGACGATGGTGCCGACCAGCCCCGAGAGGTCCTGCGCGGCTTCTGTCTTGGTGAAATCCATTTCGGTCCTAAATCTCTCGAGGTCTTCTCGGTCGTTTCAGCGGTTGACTCGGGGCAGGCCCAGCGCGACCATGCCGATGATGTCGCGCTGGATCTCATTGGTACCGCCGCCGAAAGTGAGGATCAGCGCCGCGCGGTGCATCCGTTCGACACGACCGCGCAGCAGGGCGCCGTGGGAGTCCTGGCGCAGCGTGGCTGACGGTCCGAGGATCTCCATCAGCAGCCGATATGCCTCGGTGGCCAGCTCGGTGCCGAAGACCTTGGCCGCCGAGGCGTCGGCGGGGTTGAGCGTTCCGCTCTCGGCCGATGCCAGCTCCCAGTTGATCAGCTTCAGGTACTCAGCCTTGGCCAGCACGCGGGCGAGATTGAGCTGCACCCACTCGGAGTCGATCAGGCGATTGCCGTGCACATCCTTGGTGTTCTGTGCCCACTCGCGAACCTGGTTGAGTGCCAGGAAGATCGGCTGGGCCGACACCAGGGCGACCCGCTCATGGTTGAGCTGGTTGGTGACCAGTTTCCAGCCGGCGTTCTCTTCGCCGACCCGGCTGGACGCCGGAACGCGTACATCCTGGTAATAGGTGGCGCTGGTGCCGACACCGGCCATCGTGTGTACCGGCGTCCACGAGAAACCCTCCGAGGCGGTCGGCACGATCAGCACCGAGATGCCGCGGTGCTTCTTGGCCTCGGTGTTGGTGCGCACCGCCAACCAGACGTAGTCGGCGTACTGGATCAGGCTGGTCCACATCTTCTGGCCGTTGACCACGTAGTCGTCGCCGTCGCGGACCGCGGTGGTGCGCAGGGCCGCCAGATCCGTGCCGGCGCCCGGCTCGGAGTAGCCGATCGCGAAGTGCAGGTCACCGGCGGCGATCTTGGGTAGATAGAACGCCTTCTGCTCGTCGGTGCCGAACGCCATGATCGTCGGCGCGACGCTGTTGATGGTCAGGAACGGCACCGGCGCTCCAGCGATGGCCGCCTCGTCGGTGAAGATCAGCGAGTCCATCGGGGCGCGGTTCTGGCCGCCGTACTCCGTCGGCCAGTTCAGCGTGAGCCAGCCGTCCTTGCCCATCTGGGAAACGGTCTCGCGGTACACGTTGCCGGTGCCGATCTCGCCCCCGGTCGTCGACATCAGCGCTTCCTGGCGCTCCGGCGTCATCAGCTTGCCGAAATAGGTCCGGAGCTCGCGGCGCAGCTCCTCTTGTTCGGGCGTGTAACTGATCCGCATCGACTCGATCCTTCGCTGGAGTTGGCAAGCTGGCGGCGACCCGCCGACACTCCTGGTTGTAACACGTTCTAGTCTTGTGGTCCAGCGCCGGTTTGGGCCAGGTTTCGCTCCATCTGGTCGTAT
This window encodes:
- a CDS encoding cytochrome P450, which gives rise to MTGTLAPAKPNVDLTDGNFYADGAAREAYRWMRANEPVFRDRNGLAAAATYQAVIDAERDPETFSNTGGIRPDNPGMPYMIDMDDPGHLLRRKLVNAGFTRKRVMDKVAGIDILCDTLIDAVCERGECDFVRDIAAPLPMAVIGDMLGVLPEERSTLLKWSDDLVCGLNSAADAETLQAVMDAFAGYSAYATETIAKRRAEPTDDLFSILVNSEVEGQRMDDQEIIMETLLILIGGDETTRHTLSGGTEQLVRHKDQWQALVADPSLLPGAIEEMLRWTSPVKNMARTAMRDVEFHGTQLRQGEKMLLMFEAANFDESVFGDPHNFRIDRNPNSHLAFGFGTHFCLGNQLARLELSTMVRKVLERLPDLRLADENALPLRPANFVSGLEAMPVVFTASKPVLA
- a CDS encoding cutinase family protein; translation: MLSVTALVVAPPGIPTAAAEDCPDVEVVFARGTFEPPGVGGIGQAFVDQLKAQPQLGGKSIDVYAVNYPASLNFPAAADGVVDASNRVRDMAGRCPDTKMVLGGYSQGAAVAGYVTADKIPDGYVPPNGINGPMPPEIAKHVAAVALFGKPSNGFLNSIDRSAPPITVGGLYAPKTIDQCIPEDPICSPTGGDNGAHGAYADNGMTAQAAAFAAQKVTSAAVVNTASG
- a CDS encoding crotonase/enoyl-CoA hydratase family protein encodes the protein MSEPEKKADALIEQRGHTLIVTLNRPEARNALSTEMLSIMVDAWNRVDEDPEIRTCILTGAGGYFCAGMDLKNATKAPPGDSFKSGAFDPTKIEGLLKGRRLTKPLIAAVEGPAIAGGTEILQGTDIRIAGESAKFGISEAKWSLYPMGGSAVRLPRQIPYTIACDLLLTGRHITAAEALSYGLIGYVVPDGTALAKALEIAEVINNNGPLAVQAILKTIRESEGMHELDAFKPDTANGIPVFLSEDSKEGPLAFKEKRAPVWKMR
- a CDS encoding acyl-CoA synthetase — translated: MALNIADLAEHAIDAVPERVAFICGDDRITFAELEDKANRFAHYLIDHGVKKDDKVGLYCRNRIEIVIAMLGTIKAGAILVNVNFRYVEGELRYLFENSDMVALVHERQYADRVANVLPDTPDVKTILVVEDGSDLDYQRYGGVEFYQAIAESSPERDFGERSEDDIYLLYTGGTTGFPKGVMWRHEDVYRVLFGGTDFATGEFVKDEYDLSRAAVANPPMVRYAIPPMIHGATQSATWMSIFSGQTTVLAPEFDADEVWRTIHDHKVNLLFFTGDAMARPLLDALQAAQDSGKDYDLSSLFLLASTAALFSTSLKEKLLELLPNRVITDSIGSSETGFGGTSIVAKGEHHNGGPRVTIDHRTVVLDEEGNEVKPGSGVRGVIAKKGNIPVGYYKDEEKTRQTFRTYNGVRYAIPGDYAEVEADGTVTMLGRGSVSINSGGEKIYPEEVEAALKGHPDVFDALVVGVPDPRFGSHVAAVVAPRKGARPTLSDLDTFVRKEIAGYKVPRSLWLVDEVKRSPAGKPDYKWAKDQTELRPADEVHAKHAGAAS
- a CDS encoding NAD(P)H-dependent flavin oxidoreductase yields the protein MHTDLCDRFGIDYPIFVFTPSEKVAAAVSRAGGMGVLGCVRFNDADDLDAVLQWMDENTDGKPYGVDIVMPAKVPTEGTAVDINKLIPQEHRDFIAKTLADLGVPPLPEEGERNEGVLGWLHSVARSHVEVALKHPIKLIANALGSPPKDVIDQAHEHGVPVAALAGSAKHAGRHVDNGVDIVVAQGHEAGGHTGEIGSVVLWPEIVDALDGRAPVLAAGGIGSGRQVAAALALGASGVWMGSAFLTSAEYDLGHREPGGTSTIQDALLRATSSDTVRRRIYTGKPARLLKTKWTDAWDAEGAPDPLPMPLQNILVSEAHQRMNESDNPDTVAMPVGQIVGRMNEIRPVADIIAELVAGFDAATRKLDTIRDS
- a CDS encoding acetolactate synthase large subunit produces the protein MNGAQALITTLVDNGVRVCFANPGTSEMHFVAALDTVPQMRGVLTLFEGVATGAADGYARISGEPAAVLLHLGPGLGNGLANLHNARRAHVPVVVVVGDHATYHKKYDAPLESDIDAVAGTVSGWLRRTLAVADVAADAGEAVATARAHKHISTLILPADVSWDSGAATLESAVVQVEPPHVDLGQAEAALRSGEPTVIMVGGDATGAAGLSAAVRLAQTSGARVLCETFPTRLERGAGIPAVERLAYFAEAATAQLAGAKHLVLAGAPHPVSFFAYPGKASDLVPDGCAVHTLAGPVGAGAALEVLADRIAPSEIADTAPLSRPALPSGPLTVVTSADVIGALLPERAIVVDESNTSGVLLAQATAGAPAHDWLTLTGGAIGYALPVSVGAAIAAPDRPVLCLESDGSAMYTISALWTQAREQLDITTVVYANRSYDILRIELQRVGAEAAGQGPGPKAEALLDLTGPTLDFVRIAKGMGVPARRVGTAEELADALQWAFDEPGPHLIEAVMPSIAG
- the fadD17 gene encoding long-chain-fatty-acid--CoA ligase FadD17 encodes the protein MSDEQTVTDLLARLADVDDRGIHADDGSYSTWRQHIQDGADLAAACKDRLDPDRPPHVGVLLGNTPFFSSLLVAAALSGLVPVGLNPTRRGEALARDIQTADCQLVLADGDNVGPETYGAGFAPEGMAVIDVGTTAWADELGQFRGTPITFAPSHFDDLFMLIFTSGTSGDPKAVRCTHEKVAFPGVMLAQRFGLGPADTCYLSMPLFHSNAVMAGWAPAVAAGASIALRRKFSASQFIPDARRFHATYANYVGKPMSYILATPPRPDDADNPLRVVYGNEAAPRDIDRFAQRFGVMVVDGFGSTEGGVNIARTPDTPEGALGPLPEGLEIVDVETGQPCPPGVIGELVNLTGPGNFRGYYNAPDAETERMTGGVYHSGDLAYRDDAGYVHFAGRLGDWMRVDGENLGTAPIERVLMRYPDVTEAAVYAIPDPAVGDRVMAALVLPEGTEFDPAEFREFLAAQDDLGPKQWPAFVRVSTALPRTETFKVIKRRLSAEALECADPVFEIPR
- a CDS encoding acyl-CoA dehydrogenase family protein, which produces MDFTKTEAAQDLSGLVGTIVDAVCTPQHQRALDDLDQRFDTELWRKLIDADILSTAAPESVGGGGYGVLEQTAILTALGRQLAAVPYLQSVVLATGALARFGTPELRDQWAAPAVAGEKILTVALDGEFGQGPVQATASGDGFRLTGSRTQVEFGPVADAFLVPAETDSGTKVFLVAATDPGVSVTPLLTTGKNSAAELDLAGVEVGADRILGDADALAWLTTHKTLGHTAFQLGVLERALELTAEYARTREQFDRPIGSFQAVSARLADDYIEIKGLGLALVQASWRLSEDLPADVEVATAAFWAAEAGHRVAHTTVHVHGGVGIDMDHQVHRYFLTAKQVEFALGGATAQLRRIGRELADTPA
- a CDS encoding acyl-CoA dehydrogenase family protein, with the protein product MRISYTPEQEELRRELRTYFGKLMTPERQEALMSTTGGEIGTGNVYRETVSQMGKDGWLTLNWPTEYGGQNRAPMDSLIFTDEAAIAGAPVPFLTINSVAPTIMAFGTDEQKAFYLPKIAAGDLHFAIGYSEPGAGTDLAALRTTAVRDGDDYVVNGQKMWTSLIQYADYVWLAVRTNTEAKKHRGISVLIVPTASEGFSWTPVHTMAGVGTSATYYQDVRVPASSRVGEENAGWKLVTNQLNHERVALVSAQPIFLALNQVREWAQNTKDVHGNRLIDSEWVQLNLARVLAKAEYLKLINWELASAESGTLNPADASAAKVFGTELATEAYRLLMEILGPSATLRQDSHGALLRGRVERMHRAALILTFGGGTNEIQRDIIGMVALGLPRVNR